GGTAGCGCCCAAAAAAGGCAGCTGGCTGCATGTGCAGCCCCCGCACCGCCGGGCCAAGCTCCAGCGCCATGCGCAGCAGATCGCCCAGTTCACCATCGTTGACGTCGCGCACAAGAGTTGCCACCAGCACCACGCCAAGCCCTGCCTCTGCGCAATTGCGCACGGCGCGGAGCTTGAAATCAAGACATTCCCTGCCCCGCAGGCTAGTAAAACTGCTCTCGCGCACGCCGTCCCATTGCAGATAGACGGAATCAAGCCCGGCCTCGCGCAGCGCGCGGGCATAACCTTGCTCGCGCGACAGGCGCAGTCCGTTGGTATTGATCTGCACCAGCCCAAAGCCGCGTTGCCGCGCAAGAGCGATGATCTGCGGCAGGTCATCACGCATGGTCGGCTCCCCGCCGGATATCTGCACGTTGCAGGGGCCGGACGCGGCCTTAAGGGTGTCCATCTGTGCGGCAATCACGCTCAGTGGCACGTCTCCCGCCACTCCAGAATTTTGATTCGACATGGAACCAGCAGAGGCATAACACACGGGGCAGGCCATATCGCACCGCATGGTCACTTCAAACAAACCTGTGCAGGTATGTTGGGCGTGGGCCGGGCAAAGGCCGCAGTCAAAAGGGCAGCCGTCGCGGATGGGCGTATGCGGATTGGCCGGGTAGGAGGGGCTTTTGGGCCGTAACCATGCTGCAAAGGGCGGCGTGGCAACCGCACCGGGCTTGGCCTCCCGCCATACGGGGACACTGAACGTTCCGTGATCCGGGCAAGTTTTGCGCAGCACGACAGTGAGGGGATCCTTGACCGAGCGTTCATAGGTAGCCTCTACCCGGCGCAAGCACACGGGGCAAAGGCTCTGGGTGCGGCGTAAGGTCATGCCTTTTCCGTCAGATCCAGCTCGTAACTCTGAACCAGTTCCATAATTTTTCCCCAGCATTCCGCCAGCAAGTCGCCGCAAGCCACAGGGTTTGGCTGTTCACCCGCAGCGCCGGAAGTCGCGCCGAGCCCCGCCGCAATCTGCCCGCAGCGCTGGCCGCCGTAAGCTTCCGTGCGGTCATAAAACCATGTGGCGTAATCATTGAGCAGAGGGGTGAGCATGGGATGCGGAATTTCATCCTCTGCCCCCTTGCCCGCAACCAGAGCCAGGGCGCAGGCCCCGCCGGTCAAAAGGCCACAGGGGCCGTCCGATTGACCGATGCCGTGGCACAACCCCTGCGCGGCGCGCACCACGCCGGGGTTCTGCCTGTCCTGAGCCTGCAGCATGAGCAGAAGCAGCAACTGGCTGCAGCAGTAGCCCTGATGCACCAGGGGCAGCAATTCCATCATCATAGGATTCATAGCGTCTCCTTTCGGGCAATCCAAAGGCCGTATCCATAGGTGCGCCAAGCTTTTCCTGGGCCAGCGCCCCCGCATGCGCAGCCATGGCTGCTGCTATTCGCCGAGGGCCGGGTTGCGTCGTCGCTGTACCAGATCATGCGGGCGGCCAGTTCC
This region of Desulfovibrio sp. genomic DNA includes:
- the trsS gene encoding radical SAM (seleno)protein TrsS, with protein sequence MTLRRTQSLCPVCLRRVEATYERSVKDPLTVVLRKTCPDHGTFSVPVWREAKPGAVATPPFAAWLRPKSPSYPANPHTPIRDGCPFDCGLCPAHAQHTCTGLFEVTMRCDMACPVCYASAGSMSNQNSGVAGDVPLSVIAAQMDTLKAASGPCNVQISGGEPTMRDDLPQIIALARQRGFGLVQINTNGLRLSREQGYARALREAGLDSVYLQWDGVRESSFTSLRGRECLDFKLRAVRNCAEAGLGVVLVATLVRDVNDGELGDLLRMALELGPAVRGLHMQPAAFFGRYPWRLEEAPRLTLPEVMGALARQAPEMISPSHLHPPGCENELCSFSAVYRRVQKNGAPSLEWLADGGQSCCSPAPQSAGAEVPPPAEDGARKAKQFVALHWKGGTGGGESACACGGASDSGSADGFSRFLAQAGAEQRFTLSAMAFQDALSLDLDRVRGCCIHVVRPDGRMIPFCLHNLTASDGTRLYGDA
- a CDS encoding DVU_1555 family C-GCAxxG-C-C protein translates to MNPMMMELLPLVHQGYCCSQLLLLLMLQAQDRQNPGVVRAAQGLCHGIGQSDGPCGLLTGGACALALVAGKGAEDEIPHPMLTPLLNDYATWFYDRTEAYGGQRCGQIAAGLGATSGAAGEQPNPVACGDLLAECWGKIMELVQSYELDLTEKA